The Malus sylvestris chromosome 12, drMalSylv7.2, whole genome shotgun sequence genome contains a region encoding:
- the LOC126593206 gene encoding uncharacterized protein LOC126593206 isoform X7 codes for MPRGRTFATIILTISLLILAVTANLRDHILHVNHVDGTNANANPNDKSQEIANAANHIGKAVNDVANTANSLLNNLATALKPNTDNFTEYPRPALVQEFLLAHNEIRREEKMKPLVWNDTMAQLAEDWAMKQDHHDCQMQHSSYQGMGENLFWAHKAHWLPREAVQDWGHEKVYYNKEKRECEPDKPCEHYTQIIWKDTEQVGCARHKCSNGNLLVVCEYYPPGNWVGMDPFNPIPLSELAHHNLSRTAPSPPASSPSPPPPPSSPNSEASNSGGKHLMKRKGNKGGGHHVPRGQNGQGQGQKGNQAQTNHRQGQKGNQGPINHEQGNQGTSNHEQGQKENQGPSNYGESQKGNQDSSNHGQGQKGNQDSSNHGQGQKENQGPSNYGEGQKGNQSSSNHGQGQKENQGPSNYGEGQKGNQSSSNHGQGQKGNQDSSNYGQGQKENQGPSNYGQGQKGNQSLSNHGQGQKGNQDSSNHGQGQKGNQISSNHRQGQKGNQSSSNHGQGQKGNQSSSNHRQGQKGNQDSSNHGQGQKGNQDSSNHGQGQKGNQDSSNHGQGQKGNQDSSNHGQGQKEKQGPSNYGQNQKGNQDSSNHGQGQNGNQGPNNHRHNQGSHGGGGGHHRQH; via the exons ATGCCGCGAGGTCGGACCTTTGCTACCATAATACTCACCATCTCTCTCCTGATCCTCGCGGTCACGGCCAACTTGAGAGATCACATTCTTCATGTCAACCATGTTGATGGAACAAACGCCAATGCTAATCCCAATGATAAATCACAGGAAATAGCCAATGCCGCCAACCACATTGGCAAGGCTGTCAACGACGTTGCCAACACCGCGAATAGCCTTCTCAATAACCTGGCCACCGCGTTGAAACCAAACACGGACAACTTCACCGAGTACCCTCGACCGGCGCTGGTCCAAGAGTTCCTCCTGGCCCATAACGAGATCCGAAGAGAGGAGAAGATGAAGCCGTTGGTGTGGAACGACACGATGGCCCAGTTGGCGGAGGACTGGGCCATGAAGCAGGATCATCACGACTGTCAAATGCAGCATTCATCGTATCAAGGTATGGGGGAGAACTTGTTCTGGGCTCACAAAGCGCATTGGCTGCCGAGGGAGGCAGTGCAAGACTGGGGACATGAGAAGGTGTACTACAACAAAGAAAAGCGCGAGTGCGAACCAGATAAACCATGTGAACATTACACGCAGATTATATGGAAAGACACTGAACAAGTAGGATGCGCCCGACACAAATGCTCCAATGGAAATTTGCTAGTTGTTTGTGAATATTATCCTCCTGGAAATTGGGTCGGTATGGACCCCTTTAACCCAATCCCTTTATCTGAATTAGCTCATCATAACCTGTCGAGGACGGCGCCATCACCACCAGCATCTTCGCCTTCTCCGCCGCCACCACCATCATCGCCTAATAGTGAGGCGTCAAATTCAGGCGGCAAACATTTGATGAAACGAAAG GGTAATAAAGGTGGGGGTCATCATGTGCCACGTGGACAAAATGGACAAGGTCAAGGTCAAAAGGGTAATCAAGCCCAAACTAATCACAGACAAGGTCAAAAGGGAAATCAAGGCCCAATTAACCACGAACAAGGAAATCAAGGCACAAGTAACCACGAACAAGGTCAAAAGGAAAATCAAGGCCCAAGTAACTACGGAGAAAGTCAAAAGGGTAATCAAGACTCAAGTAATCACGGACAAGGTCAAAAGGGTAATCAAGACTCAAGTAATCACGGACAAGGTCAAAAGGAAAATCAAGGCCCAAGTAACTACGGAGAAGGTCAAAAGGGAAATCAAAGCTCAAGTAATCACGGACAAGGTCAAAAGGAAAATCAAGGCCCAAGTAACTACGGAGAAGGTCAAAAGGGAAATCAAAGCTCAAGTAATCACGGACAAGGTCAAAAGGGTAATCAAGACTCAAGTAATTACGGACAAGGTCAGAAGGAAAATCAAGGCCCAAGTAACTACGGACAAGGTCAAAAGGGAAATCAAAGCTTAAGTAATCACGGACAAGGTCAAAAGGGTAATCAAGACTCAAGTAATCACGGACAAGGTCAAAAGGGAAATCAAATCTCAAGTAATCATAGACAAGGTCAAAAGGGAAATCAAAGCTCAAGTAATCACGGACAAGGTCAAAAGGGAAATCAAAGCTCAAGTAATCATAGACAAGGTCAAAAGGGTAATCAAGACTCAAGTAATCACGGACAAGGTCAAAAGGGTAATCAAGACTCAAGTAATCACGGACAAGGTCAAAAGGGTAATCAAGACTCAAGTAATCACGGACAAG GTCAAAAGGGTAATCAAGACTCAAGTAATCACGGCCAAGGTCAAAAGGAAAAGCAAGGCCCAAGTAACTACGGACAAAATCAAAAGGGCAATCAAGACTCAAGTAATCACGGACAAGGTCAAAATGGTAATCAAGGCCCAAATAATCACAGACACAATCAAGGGTCTCATGGTGGCGGTGGCGGTCACCATCGTCAACACTAG
- the LOC126593206 gene encoding uncharacterized protein LOC126593206 isoform X1: MPRGRTFATIILTISLLILAVTANLRDHILHVNHVDGTNANANPNDKSQEIANAANHIGKAVNDVANTANSLLNNLATALKPNTDNFTEYPRPALVQEFLLAHNEIRREEKMKPLVWNDTMAQLAEDWAMKQDHHDCQMQHSSYQGMGENLFWAHKAHWLPREAVQDWGHEKVYYNKEKRECEPDKPCEHYTQIIWKDTEQVGCARHKCSNGNLLVVCEYYPPGNWVGMDPFNPIPLSELAHHNLSRTAPSPPASSPSPPPPPSSPNSEASNSGGKHLMKRKGNKGGGHHVPRGQNGQGQGQKGNQAQTNHRQGQKGNQGPINHEQGNQGTSNHEQGQKENQGPSNYGESQKGNQDSSNHGQGQKGNQDSSNHGQGQKENQGPSNYGEGQKGNQSSSNHGQGQKENQGPSNYGEGQKGNQSSSNHGQGQKGNQDSSNYGQGQKENQGPSNYGQGQKGNQSLSNHGQGQKGNQDSSNHGQGQKGNQISSNHRQGQKGNQSSSNHGQGQKGNQSSSNHRQGQKGNQDSSNHGQGQKGNQDSSNHGQGQKGNQDSSNHGQGQKENQSNYGQGKKGNQSSSNHGQGQKGNQDSSNHGQGQKEKQGPSNYGQNQKGNQDSSNHGQGQNGNQGPNNHRHNQGSHGGGGGHHRQH; encoded by the exons ATGCCGCGAGGTCGGACCTTTGCTACCATAATACTCACCATCTCTCTCCTGATCCTCGCGGTCACGGCCAACTTGAGAGATCACATTCTTCATGTCAACCATGTTGATGGAACAAACGCCAATGCTAATCCCAATGATAAATCACAGGAAATAGCCAATGCCGCCAACCACATTGGCAAGGCTGTCAACGACGTTGCCAACACCGCGAATAGCCTTCTCAATAACCTGGCCACCGCGTTGAAACCAAACACGGACAACTTCACCGAGTACCCTCGACCGGCGCTGGTCCAAGAGTTCCTCCTGGCCCATAACGAGATCCGAAGAGAGGAGAAGATGAAGCCGTTGGTGTGGAACGACACGATGGCCCAGTTGGCGGAGGACTGGGCCATGAAGCAGGATCATCACGACTGTCAAATGCAGCATTCATCGTATCAAGGTATGGGGGAGAACTTGTTCTGGGCTCACAAAGCGCATTGGCTGCCGAGGGAGGCAGTGCAAGACTGGGGACATGAGAAGGTGTACTACAACAAAGAAAAGCGCGAGTGCGAACCAGATAAACCATGTGAACATTACACGCAGATTATATGGAAAGACACTGAACAAGTAGGATGCGCCCGACACAAATGCTCCAATGGAAATTTGCTAGTTGTTTGTGAATATTATCCTCCTGGAAATTGGGTCGGTATGGACCCCTTTAACCCAATCCCTTTATCTGAATTAGCTCATCATAACCTGTCGAGGACGGCGCCATCACCACCAGCATCTTCGCCTTCTCCGCCGCCACCACCATCATCGCCTAATAGTGAGGCGTCAAATTCAGGCGGCAAACATTTGATGAAACGAAAG GGTAATAAAGGTGGGGGTCATCATGTGCCACGTGGACAAAATGGACAAGGTCAAGGTCAAAAGGGTAATCAAGCCCAAACTAATCACAGACAAGGTCAAAAGGGAAATCAAGGCCCAATTAACCACGAACAAGGAAATCAAGGCACAAGTAACCACGAACAAGGTCAAAAGGAAAATCAAGGCCCAAGTAACTACGGAGAAAGTCAAAAGGGTAATCAAGACTCAAGTAATCACGGACAAGGTCAAAAGGGTAATCAAGACTCAAGTAATCACGGACAAGGTCAAAAGGAAAATCAAGGCCCAAGTAACTACGGAGAAGGTCAAAAGGGAAATCAAAGCTCAAGTAATCACGGACAAGGTCAAAAGGAAAATCAAGGCCCAAGTAACTACGGAGAAGGTCAAAAGGGAAATCAAAGCTCAAGTAATCACGGACAAGGTCAAAAGGGTAATCAAGACTCAAGTAATTACGGACAAGGTCAGAAGGAAAATCAAGGCCCAAGTAACTACGGACAAGGTCAAAAGGGAAATCAAAGCTTAAGTAATCACGGACAAGGTCAAAAGGGTAATCAAGACTCAAGTAATCACGGACAAGGTCAAAAGGGAAATCAAATCTCAAGTAATCATAGACAAGGTCAAAAGGGAAATCAAAGCTCAAGTAATCACGGACAAGGTCAAAAGGGAAATCAAAGCTCAAGTAATCATAGACAAGGTCAAAAGGGTAATCAAGACTCAAGTAATCACGGACAAGGTCAAAAGGGTAATCAAGACTCAAGTAATCACGGACAAGGTCAAAAGGGTAATCAAGACTCAAGTAATCACGGACAAGgtcaaaaggaaaatcaaagtaACTACGGACAAGGTAAAAAGGGAAATCAAAGCTCAAGTAATCACGGACAAGGTCAAAAGGGTAATCAAGACTCAAGTAATCACGGCCAAGGTCAAAAGGAAAAGCAAGGCCCAAGTAACTACGGACAAAATCAAAAGGGCAATCAAGACTCAAGTAATCACGGACAAGGTCAAAATGGTAATCAAGGCCCAAATAATCACAGACACAATCAAGGGTCTCATGGTGGCGGTGGCGGTCACCATCGTCAACACTAG
- the LOC126593206 gene encoding uncharacterized protein LOC126593206 isoform X49, protein MPRGRTFATIILTISLLILAVTANLRDHILHVNHVDGTNANANPNDKSQEIANAANHIGKAVNDVANTANSLLNNLATALKPNTDNFTEYPRPALVQEFLLAHNEIRREEKMKPLVWNDTMAQLAEDWAMKQDHHDCQMQHSSYQGMGENLFWAHKAHWLPREAVQDWGHEKVYYNKEKRECEPDKPCEHYTQIIWKDTEQVGCARHKCSNGNLLVVCEYYPPGNWVGMDPFNPIPLSELAHHNLSRTAPSPPASSPSPPPPPSSPNSEASNSGGKHLMKRKGNKGGGHHVPRGQNGQGQGQKGNQAQTNHRQGQKGNQGPINHEQGNQGTSNHEQGQKENQGPSNYGESQKGNQDSSNHGQGQKENQGPSNYGEGQKGNQDSSNHGQGQKGNQDSSNHGQGQKENQSNYGQGKKGNQSSSNHGQGQKGNQDSSNHGQGQKEKQGPSNYGQNQKGNQDSSNHGQGQNGNQGPNNHRHNQGSHGGGGGHHRQH, encoded by the exons ATGCCGCGAGGTCGGACCTTTGCTACCATAATACTCACCATCTCTCTCCTGATCCTCGCGGTCACGGCCAACTTGAGAGATCACATTCTTCATGTCAACCATGTTGATGGAACAAACGCCAATGCTAATCCCAATGATAAATCACAGGAAATAGCCAATGCCGCCAACCACATTGGCAAGGCTGTCAACGACGTTGCCAACACCGCGAATAGCCTTCTCAATAACCTGGCCACCGCGTTGAAACCAAACACGGACAACTTCACCGAGTACCCTCGACCGGCGCTGGTCCAAGAGTTCCTCCTGGCCCATAACGAGATCCGAAGAGAGGAGAAGATGAAGCCGTTGGTGTGGAACGACACGATGGCCCAGTTGGCGGAGGACTGGGCCATGAAGCAGGATCATCACGACTGTCAAATGCAGCATTCATCGTATCAAGGTATGGGGGAGAACTTGTTCTGGGCTCACAAAGCGCATTGGCTGCCGAGGGAGGCAGTGCAAGACTGGGGACATGAGAAGGTGTACTACAACAAAGAAAAGCGCGAGTGCGAACCAGATAAACCATGTGAACATTACACGCAGATTATATGGAAAGACACTGAACAAGTAGGATGCGCCCGACACAAATGCTCCAATGGAAATTTGCTAGTTGTTTGTGAATATTATCCTCCTGGAAATTGGGTCGGTATGGACCCCTTTAACCCAATCCCTTTATCTGAATTAGCTCATCATAACCTGTCGAGGACGGCGCCATCACCACCAGCATCTTCGCCTTCTCCGCCGCCACCACCATCATCGCCTAATAGTGAGGCGTCAAATTCAGGCGGCAAACATTTGATGAAACGAAAG GGTAATAAAGGTGGGGGTCATCATGTGCCACGTGGACAAAATGGACAAGGTCAAGGTCAAAAGGGTAATCAAGCCCAAACTAATCACAGACAAGGTCAAAAGGGAAATCAAGGCCCAATTAACCACGAACAAGGAAATCAAGGCACAAGTAACCACGAACAAGGTCAAAAGGAAAATCAAGGCCCAAGTAACTACGGAGAAAGTCAAAAGGGTAATCAAGACTCAAGTAATCACGGACAAG GTCAAAAGGAAAATCAAGGCCCAAGTAACTACGGAGAAG GTCAAAAGGGTAATCAAGACTCAAGTAATCACGGACAAGGTCAAAAGGGTAATCAAGACTCAAGTAATCACGGACAAGgtcaaaaggaaaatcaaagtaACTACGGACAAGGTAAAAAGGGAAATCAAAGCTCAAGTAATCACGGACAAGGTCAAAAGGGTAATCAAGACTCAAGTAATCACGGCCAAGGTCAAAAGGAAAAGCAAGGCCCAAGTAACTACGGACAAAATCAAAAGGGCAATCAAGACTCAAGTAATCACGGACAAGGTCAAAATGGTAATCAAGGCCCAAATAATCACAGACACAATCAAGGGTCTCATGGTGGCGGTGGCGGTCACCATCGTCAACACTAG
- the LOC126593206 gene encoding uncharacterized protein LOC126593206 isoform X47, translated as MPRGRTFATIILTISLLILAVTANLRDHILHVNHVDGTNANANPNDKSQEIANAANHIGKAVNDVANTANSLLNNLATALKPNTDNFTEYPRPALVQEFLLAHNEIRREEKMKPLVWNDTMAQLAEDWAMKQDHHDCQMQHSSYQGMGENLFWAHKAHWLPREAVQDWGHEKVYYNKEKRECEPDKPCEHYTQIIWKDTEQVGCARHKCSNGNLLVVCEYYPPGNWVGMDPFNPIPLSELAHHNLSRTAPSPPASSPSPPPPPSSPNSEASNSGGKHLMKRKGNKGGGHHVPRGQNGQGQGQKGNQAQTNHRQGQKGNQGPINHEQGNQGTSNHEQGQKENQGPSNYGESQKGNQDSSNHGQGQKGNQDSSNHGQGQKGNQDSSNHGQGQKGNQDSSNHGQGQKGNQDSSNHGQGQKENQSNYGQGKKGNQSSSNHGQGQKGNQDSSNHGQGQKEKQGPSNYGQNQKGNQDSSNHGQGQNGNQGPNNHRHNQGSHGGGGGHHRQH; from the exons ATGCCGCGAGGTCGGACCTTTGCTACCATAATACTCACCATCTCTCTCCTGATCCTCGCGGTCACGGCCAACTTGAGAGATCACATTCTTCATGTCAACCATGTTGATGGAACAAACGCCAATGCTAATCCCAATGATAAATCACAGGAAATAGCCAATGCCGCCAACCACATTGGCAAGGCTGTCAACGACGTTGCCAACACCGCGAATAGCCTTCTCAATAACCTGGCCACCGCGTTGAAACCAAACACGGACAACTTCACCGAGTACCCTCGACCGGCGCTGGTCCAAGAGTTCCTCCTGGCCCATAACGAGATCCGAAGAGAGGAGAAGATGAAGCCGTTGGTGTGGAACGACACGATGGCCCAGTTGGCGGAGGACTGGGCCATGAAGCAGGATCATCACGACTGTCAAATGCAGCATTCATCGTATCAAGGTATGGGGGAGAACTTGTTCTGGGCTCACAAAGCGCATTGGCTGCCGAGGGAGGCAGTGCAAGACTGGGGACATGAGAAGGTGTACTACAACAAAGAAAAGCGCGAGTGCGAACCAGATAAACCATGTGAACATTACACGCAGATTATATGGAAAGACACTGAACAAGTAGGATGCGCCCGACACAAATGCTCCAATGGAAATTTGCTAGTTGTTTGTGAATATTATCCTCCTGGAAATTGGGTCGGTATGGACCCCTTTAACCCAATCCCTTTATCTGAATTAGCTCATCATAACCTGTCGAGGACGGCGCCATCACCACCAGCATCTTCGCCTTCTCCGCCGCCACCACCATCATCGCCTAATAGTGAGGCGTCAAATTCAGGCGGCAAACATTTGATGAAACGAAAG GGTAATAAAGGTGGGGGTCATCATGTGCCACGTGGACAAAATGGACAAGGTCAAGGTCAAAAGGGTAATCAAGCCCAAACTAATCACAGACAAGGTCAAAAGGGAAATCAAGGCCCAATTAACCACGAACAAGGAAATCAAGGCACAAGTAACCACGAACAAGGTCAAAAGGAAAATCAAGGCCCAAGTAACTACGGAGAAAGTCAAAAGGGTAATCAAGACTCAAGTAATCACGGACAAGGTCAAAAGGGTAATCAAGACTCAAGTAATCACGGACAAG GTCAAAAGGGTAATCAAGACTCAAGTAATCACGGACAAGGTCAAAAGGGTAATCAAGACTCAAGTAATCACGGACAAGGTCAAAAGGGTAATCAAGACTCAAGTAATCACGGACAAGgtcaaaaggaaaatcaaagtaACTACGGACAAGGTAAAAAGGGAAATCAAAGCTCAAGTAATCACGGACAAGGTCAAAAGGGTAATCAAGACTCAAGTAATCACGGCCAAGGTCAAAAGGAAAAGCAAGGCCCAAGTAACTACGGACAAAATCAAAAGGGCAATCAAGACTCAAGTAATCACGGACAAGGTCAAAATGGTAATCAAGGCCCAAATAATCACAGACACAATCAAGGGTCTCATGGTGGCGGTGGCGGTCACCATCGTCAACACTAG
- the LOC126593206 gene encoding uncharacterized protein LOC126593206 isoform X44 — translation MPRGRTFATIILTISLLILAVTANLRDHILHVNHVDGTNANANPNDKSQEIANAANHIGKAVNDVANTANSLLNNLATALKPNTDNFTEYPRPALVQEFLLAHNEIRREEKMKPLVWNDTMAQLAEDWAMKQDHHDCQMQHSSYQGMGENLFWAHKAHWLPREAVQDWGHEKVYYNKEKRECEPDKPCEHYTQIIWKDTEQVGCARHKCSNGNLLVVCEYYPPGNWVGMDPFNPIPLSELAHHNLSRTAPSPPASSPSPPPPPSSPNSEASNSGGKHLMKRKGNKGGGHHVPRGQNGQGQGQKGNQAQTNHRQGQKGNQGPINHEQGNQGTSNHEQGQKENQGPSNYGESQKGNQDSSNHGQGQKGNQDSSNHGQGQKGNQDSSNHGQGQKGNQDSSNHGQGQKGNQDSSNHGQGQKGNQDSSNHGQGQKENQSNYGQGKKGNQSSSNHGQGQKGNQDSSNHGQGQKEKQGPSNYGQNQKGNQDSSNHGQGQNGNQGPNNHRHNQGSHGGGGGHHRQH, via the exons ATGCCGCGAGGTCGGACCTTTGCTACCATAATACTCACCATCTCTCTCCTGATCCTCGCGGTCACGGCCAACTTGAGAGATCACATTCTTCATGTCAACCATGTTGATGGAACAAACGCCAATGCTAATCCCAATGATAAATCACAGGAAATAGCCAATGCCGCCAACCACATTGGCAAGGCTGTCAACGACGTTGCCAACACCGCGAATAGCCTTCTCAATAACCTGGCCACCGCGTTGAAACCAAACACGGACAACTTCACCGAGTACCCTCGACCGGCGCTGGTCCAAGAGTTCCTCCTGGCCCATAACGAGATCCGAAGAGAGGAGAAGATGAAGCCGTTGGTGTGGAACGACACGATGGCCCAGTTGGCGGAGGACTGGGCCATGAAGCAGGATCATCACGACTGTCAAATGCAGCATTCATCGTATCAAGGTATGGGGGAGAACTTGTTCTGGGCTCACAAAGCGCATTGGCTGCCGAGGGAGGCAGTGCAAGACTGGGGACATGAGAAGGTGTACTACAACAAAGAAAAGCGCGAGTGCGAACCAGATAAACCATGTGAACATTACACGCAGATTATATGGAAAGACACTGAACAAGTAGGATGCGCCCGACACAAATGCTCCAATGGAAATTTGCTAGTTGTTTGTGAATATTATCCTCCTGGAAATTGGGTCGGTATGGACCCCTTTAACCCAATCCCTTTATCTGAATTAGCTCATCATAACCTGTCGAGGACGGCGCCATCACCACCAGCATCTTCGCCTTCTCCGCCGCCACCACCATCATCGCCTAATAGTGAGGCGTCAAATTCAGGCGGCAAACATTTGATGAAACGAAAG GGTAATAAAGGTGGGGGTCATCATGTGCCACGTGGACAAAATGGACAAGGTCAAGGTCAAAAGGGTAATCAAGCCCAAACTAATCACAGACAAGGTCAAAAGGGAAATCAAGGCCCAATTAACCACGAACAAGGAAATCAAGGCACAAGTAACCACGAACAAGGTCAAAAGGAAAATCAAGGCCCAAGTAACTACGGAGAAAGTCAAAAGGGTAATCAAGACTCAAGTAATCACGGACAAGGTCAAAAGGGTAATCAAGACTCAAGTAATCACGGACAAG GTCAAAAGGGTAATCAAGACTCAAGTAATCACGGACAAG GTCAAAAGGGTAATCAAGACTCAAGTAATCACGGACAAGGTCAAAAGGGTAATCAAGACTCAAGTAATCACGGACAAGGTCAAAAGGGTAATCAAGACTCAAGTAATCACGGACAAGgtcaaaaggaaaatcaaagtaACTACGGACAAGGTAAAAAGGGAAATCAAAGCTCAAGTAATCACGGACAAGGTCAAAAGGGTAATCAAGACTCAAGTAATCACGGCCAAGGTCAAAAGGAAAAGCAAGGCCCAAGTAACTACGGACAAAATCAAAAGGGCAATCAAGACTCAAGTAATCACGGACAAGGTCAAAATGGTAATCAAGGCCCAAATAATCACAGACACAATCAAGGGTCTCATGGTGGCGGTGGCGGTCACCATCGTCAACACTAG
- the LOC126593206 gene encoding uncharacterized protein LOC126593206 isoform X11, with the protein MPRGRTFATIILTISLLILAVTANLRDHILHVNHVDGTNANANPNDKSQEIANAANHIGKAVNDVANTANSLLNNLATALKPNTDNFTEYPRPALVQEFLLAHNEIRREEKMKPLVWNDTMAQLAEDWAMKQDHHDCQMQHSSYQGMGENLFWAHKAHWLPREAVQDWGHEKVYYNKEKRECEPDKPCEHYTQIIWKDTEQVGCARHKCSNGNLLVVCEYYPPGNWVGMDPFNPIPLSELAHHNLSRTAPSPPASSPSPPPPPSSPNSEASNSGGKHLMKRKGNKGGGHHVPRGQNGQGQGQKGNQAQTNHRQGQKGNQGPINHEQGNQGTSNHEQGQKENQGPSNYGESQKGNQDSSNHGQGQKGNQDSSNHGQGQKENQGPSNYGEGQKGNQSSSNHGQGQKENQGPSNYGEGQKGNQSSSNHGQGQKGNQDSSNYGQGQKENQGPSNYGQGQKGNQSLSNHGQGQKGNQDSSNHGQGQKGNQSSSNHGQGQKGNQDSSNHGQGQKGNQDSSNHGQGQKGNQDSSNHGQGQKENQSNYGQGKKGNQSSSNHGQGQKGNQDSSNHGQGQKEKQGPSNYGQNQKGNQDSSNHGQGQNGNQGPNNHRHNQGSHGGGGGHHRQH; encoded by the exons ATGCCGCGAGGTCGGACCTTTGCTACCATAATACTCACCATCTCTCTCCTGATCCTCGCGGTCACGGCCAACTTGAGAGATCACATTCTTCATGTCAACCATGTTGATGGAACAAACGCCAATGCTAATCCCAATGATAAATCACAGGAAATAGCCAATGCCGCCAACCACATTGGCAAGGCTGTCAACGACGTTGCCAACACCGCGAATAGCCTTCTCAATAACCTGGCCACCGCGTTGAAACCAAACACGGACAACTTCACCGAGTACCCTCGACCGGCGCTGGTCCAAGAGTTCCTCCTGGCCCATAACGAGATCCGAAGAGAGGAGAAGATGAAGCCGTTGGTGTGGAACGACACGATGGCCCAGTTGGCGGAGGACTGGGCCATGAAGCAGGATCATCACGACTGTCAAATGCAGCATTCATCGTATCAAGGTATGGGGGAGAACTTGTTCTGGGCTCACAAAGCGCATTGGCTGCCGAGGGAGGCAGTGCAAGACTGGGGACATGAGAAGGTGTACTACAACAAAGAAAAGCGCGAGTGCGAACCAGATAAACCATGTGAACATTACACGCAGATTATATGGAAAGACACTGAACAAGTAGGATGCGCCCGACACAAATGCTCCAATGGAAATTTGCTAGTTGTTTGTGAATATTATCCTCCTGGAAATTGGGTCGGTATGGACCCCTTTAACCCAATCCCTTTATCTGAATTAGCTCATCATAACCTGTCGAGGACGGCGCCATCACCACCAGCATCTTCGCCTTCTCCGCCGCCACCACCATCATCGCCTAATAGTGAGGCGTCAAATTCAGGCGGCAAACATTTGATGAAACGAAAG GGTAATAAAGGTGGGGGTCATCATGTGCCACGTGGACAAAATGGACAAGGTCAAGGTCAAAAGGGTAATCAAGCCCAAACTAATCACAGACAAGGTCAAAAGGGAAATCAAGGCCCAATTAACCACGAACAAGGAAATCAAGGCACAAGTAACCACGAACAAGGTCAAAAGGAAAATCAAGGCCCAAGTAACTACGGAGAAAGTCAAAAGGGTAATCAAGACTCAAGTAATCACGGACAAGGTCAAAAGGGTAATCAAGACTCAAGTAATCACGGACAAGGTCAAAAGGAAAATCAAGGCCCAAGTAACTACGGAGAAGGTCAAAAGGGAAATCAAAGCTCAAGTAATCACGGACAAGGTCAAAAGGAAAATCAAGGCCCAAGTAACTACGGAGAAGGTCAAAAGGGAAATCAAAGCTCAAGTAATCACGGACAAGGTCAAAAGGGTAATCAAGACTCAAGTAATTACGGACAAGGTCAGAAGGAAAATCAAGGCCCAAGTAACTACGGACAAGGTCAAAAGGGAAATCAAAGCTTAAGTAATCACGGACAAGGTCAAAAGGGTAATCAAGACTCAAGTAATCACGGACAAG GTCAAAAGGGAAATCAAAGCTCAAGTAATCACGGACAAG GTCAAAAGGGTAATCAAGACTCAAGTAATCACGGACAAGGTCAAAAGGGTAATCAAGACTCAAGTAATCACGGACAAGGTCAAAAGGGTAATCAAGACTCAAGTAATCACGGACAAGgtcaaaaggaaaatcaaagtaACTACGGACAAGGTAAAAAGGGAAATCAAAGCTCAAGTAATCACGGACAAGGTCAAAAGGGTAATCAAGACTCAAGTAATCACGGCCAAGGTCAAAAGGAAAAGCAAGGCCCAAGTAACTACGGACAAAATCAAAAGGGCAATCAAGACTCAAGTAATCACGGACAAGGTCAAAATGGTAATCAAGGCCCAAATAATCACAGACACAATCAAGGGTCTCATGGTGGCGGTGGCGGTCACCATCGTCAACACTAG